GCATCGAGCCGTACGGTCCGGCCAGCATGCGCGAGAGGTCGAGGACCCGGACGCCGTCGAGAAGCATCACTTGAGCAGTACTTCGAGGAGGACGAGCCGCCCGGCCCCGACGTTCTTCGTGTAGTGGGTGATCCCCTTGCCCTCCCAGTAGACGTCGCCGGCCTTCTTGGTCCAGCGCCGGCCGTCCGCTTCCTGGAAGAGGATGTCGCCTTCCAGCACGTAGCGGACGCCGGCCACGTCGTGGGTGTGGACGCCCGGCGACGCCCCCGGCGTGAACGTGACCTCGTCGACCTTGAGCGTCTCGTTCTCGAACAGGTTCCGGCGCGTGATCTGGCCTTCGAGCTTGAGGTCGGGGCTCCACTGGCTCATTGAATCGCCTCGTCGGCGCGGGCCAGTACAGAGGGGGGGATCGTGAGCCCGAGCGCCTTCGCGGTCTTGAGATTGACGACCAACGACAGACGTGGCGCGCGCGAGCCGCCTCACCGCCGCCGGGCGAGGACGTCGTAGGAGGGCCGGCCGGCCCGGTAGCCGATGCCGTCGCCGTCGTACAGATCGGTCATCGCCAGCACCTCGAAGCCGGCCCGCCGGAGCAGACGCTCCATCTCCTCGGTCGTGTAGAGCCGGAGCACATGGCGCTCGTGCGCCACCTGGCCCGGCGTCGTCAGCGTGAGGTCCACCGACAGGATGCGCCCCTGCTCGTCGAAGCGCCCCCGGCTGTCGGCGGTGATCCGCGTCTCGCCGATCCGCCGCGAGTTGCGGAAGGTGTAGCGGCGGCGGCCGGCCGGCGTGATGAAGTCGAAGAGGAAGACGCCGCCGCGGCGCATCCGGGGGGCCAGACGATCGAGGAATGCCTCCAGTCCGCCCGGCTGGGCGCCGACGTACGAGGCGACGTCATCCACGGCCGTGACCAGGTCGAAAAGCTCGCTCGGCCGGAGGCAGTCGATCGTCCCGCACACCCGGCTGAGCCGCCTGTCGGTCCCGCGGAGCCGCGCCCGGGAGAGCATCTCGATGAGCAGGTCCACGCAGACCGTCCGGAAGCCCGCCCGCGTCCAGTAGCGGCTGTACCGGCAGGTGCCGGCCCCCACGTCGAGGTGCCAACCGCCGCGCACCCCGGTTCCCGCGACGAGGGCCCGGCTGCGTTCGAACCACCCCCGGATGCCGCGGGGCTGGAAGAGCTGCGCGAAGTACGGCGCGAGCGAGGCGTAGGGACGCTCGGGCGCGACGGTGGCGGTCACAGCGTCGCGGTCAGTAGCGCGTCACGGCCAGGCCAGTCCCCCTGATCTGCCGGACCAGCTCGGCGTCCGTGGTGTGGAATCGGGCGCCCAGCTCCCGCGCGGTGGCGGCCGCGAACCCGTCGCCCAGGGAAGTCGGCAGCTTCGCCACCCGCCGGGCTATCGCCTCGTCTGGCGAGTGGACTCGAACGCCCCAGGCCCGCAGCAAGGCGACGGGATCGACCCCGCTCACGCGCGAGAGATGCGCGGTGTGAAGAAGCACCTCCGCCAGATTCACCGCCGAGATCACGAGCGCGGTCTCACCCCCCCGACACGCCACGAACAGCCGCTCCAGCTTCGCGAACGAGCGATGACGCCTCTGCATCCAGCCAATCACGACGCCGGCATCGACGACCCCGAGGTTCACCCCCGAACGCCTTCCCGAGCGCGCTCCTGGCGCCGGCGAAGATGAAGCTCCTCGACGAGATCACGCCGCGACTTCGCGGCCGCGGCCTGGATGCGCCGGAGCATCTCTTCCGCGTCCGCTGCGTGCTCTCCCACGGGAACGAAGACGACCTCGCTCCCCTTACCGGCCCGCACAGCGAGAGGTTGGCCGGCCCGGAGACCGAGCTTGCGGCGCAGCGCGGCCGGGATGACGATCTGGCCTCTGGAGCTCACCCGGACCACTGAGGATTGGCGTGGCATGAAGTAAGACTAACTCGTCTTACTCGGTCATGCAACGGGCGGTATCATCGCAGGCGGCCGCGGACCGTGAAGACGGTCACGGCGCACAGGAAGCCCCCGGCCCGGTCGGCGTCCTCGAGGGAGGCGAGCCACCGTGCGGCCTCGGCGGCCGACACCACGCCCGCCGTCGCCGCGGCCTCGGCCTTGTCCCGAAGCTTCAGCACCGAGTCGTCGAGCTCGCTGACGGTGACCGCGGTCGGGAACACCTCGACCGCGCCCAGGCCCCCGCCCTGGAAGAGCTGGGGCAGCCGCCGGCCGATGGCGCCGCTCGGCATGCGGTCACAGTGGTAGCTCAGGATGCGCCGCGTCAGGGCCCGGTCGGGCGCCTCGACGATGAGCGTGTCGTAGTCGACATCGCTGACGACGATCCGAGCGCCGGAGCGCGCCACCCGGATCATCTCGGCCAGGGCCTTGGCCGGATCGTCCAGGTGGTGGAAGACCTTGTCGGCCCGGCAGGCGTCGAACGAGGCCGCCTCGAACGGAAGACGATAGGCGTCGCCTACCCGGAAGTCGACGGGCCGGGGGACACCGAGGGACCGCCGCCGCGCCTCGGCGATCTTCTCCTCGCCGACGTCGACCCCGATCACCGCGACACCCGGGACCCGGCGCGCGATCTCCAGCGCGTCCTCTCCGGTGCCGCAGCCCACGTCGAGGACGTGGTCACCTTCGACGAGCTCGAGCCGCTCGAAGCTCGACGCCTTGTAGCCCTGCCAGGCCTCCGCCGGCGGCGTCCGGCCCATCAGAAGACCTTCGGATCAGCAGCGCGACCGGGTCCGGCGATGGAACCGGGCCGAGACCCGAGCAGCCCTAGGACGCAGGAAGGAGGCGGCCCGAGGCGTATGCCGCATACGTTGAGGCCCGCCGACGACCGAGGACGACGGGCTGCGACGGGTATCGGCCCGGGCCGGCCCATCAGAAGACCAGGGGCTCCTTGTGCTCCCCCCACACCTCGCGCAGCGCGCCCGCCATCTCTCCCAGCGTCGCGTAGGCCCGTACCGCCTCCAGGATCGCCGGCATCAGGTTCTCCGTGCCCCGCGCGCCGTCGCGAAGGCGCGCCAGGGCCCGCCCGACCGCGGCGCCGTCGCGCTCGCGCCGGAGGCGGACGAGCTTCCCGACCTGGGCCTCGCCCACCCTGGGGTCGAACGCGTAGAGCTCCAGGCTCCGGGAGGCCTCCGGCTCGGCGTCCGGCGCCACATGGCGGTTCACCGCCACCTTCGGGTACTCGCCGGAGAGCAGTTGCTGCTCGAAGCGGTACGCCTGCCGAGCGACCTCGGCCTGGAGGGCCCCCGACTTCACCGCCTCGATCACGCCCCCCATCCGGTCGACCGTCGCCATCTCCTCGCGGATCTTCCCCTCCATCTCGTTGGTGAGCGCCTCGACGAAGTAGGACCCGGCCAGAGGGTCCACGGTGTCGGCCACACCCGTCTCCTCCGCGCAGATCTGCATCGTGCGGAGGGCGAGGAGCTGGGCCTTCGGCGAGGGAATCGTGTAAGCCTCGTCGTAGGTGGGCAGCGCCATCGTCTGGGCGCCCGAGAGCGCGGCCGCCAGCGCGAGGTAGGCGCCGCGCACGATGTTGTTCTCCGGCTCCTGGACCGTGAAGGCGGAGCCTCCGCCTCCGATGAGCGAGCGGAACATCATCGACCGCGGATTCTTCGCCCCGAATCGCTCCTTCATCAGCCGGGCGTAGAGCCGGCGCCCCGCGCGGAACTTGGCCACCTCCTCGAAGAGGCGGCCCCAGCAGGTGAAGTTGAAGCTCAGGCGCGGGGCGAAGTCGTCGACGGCGAGGCCCCGCCGGATGAGGAGGTCCGTGTAGGCGGCCACCATGGCGAGGCCGTAGGCCATCTCCTGGGCCGGCGTGCAGCCCGCCTCCCGGATGTGGTAGCCGCAGACCGAGATGGGGTTCACCTTGGGGGCGTGCCGCGCGCAGAATTCCGCGATGTCACAGACGAGTCGGAGCGACGGATCCACGGGATAGACCCACGTCCCGCGGGCCACGAACTCCTTGAGGATGTCGTTCTGGGGGGTGGTGACGACCCGGTCCCAGGCGACCCCCTGCTTCTCGGCGACCACCAGAAACATCGCCTGGATGAAGGCCGCCATGGAGTTGATCGTGAAGGAGATCGAGACCCCGTCGGCCGGGATGCCGTCGAAGGCCTCCTCCATGTCGAGGAGGGAGTCCACGGCCATTCCCACGCGCCCGACCTCCCCCTCGGCCCGCGGGTCGTCGGAGTCGAGGCCGAGCTGGGTCGGGAGGTCGAAGGCGACGTTCAAGGCGTCCTGGCCGCGGGCCATCAGGTACTTGAAGCGCGCATTGGTCTCACGCGGGGTCCCGAAGCCGATGTACTGGCGCATCGTCCAGACGCGCGCCCGGTACATGTGGGGATGGATGCCCCGGGTGAACGGATACTGGCCGGGTTCGCCCAGGTCGCGCGCGTGGTCGAACCCGGCGAGCTCGGCCGGTCCGTAGACGGGTCTGATCGGAATCCCATCGAGGTAGGTCACGTCGCGGATCCTGGTCTCGCTTCGCTTCGGTGGCTGCTCAGCCATCACCGCGCTCCTCGCTCGAACGACTTGAAGAAGGCGACGATCTCGGGCAGCGGCGTCCCCATCGGGAACACGCGCCGGACACCCAGGGCGGCGAGCGCCTCCGCATCCTTGGCGGGAATCGTCCCGCCGACCACCACGGCGACATCGCCGGCACCGGCGGCGTCGAGGCGCTCCAGGACCTTCTCCGTCAGCGTCAGGTGAGCCCCGGAGAGGATCGACAGGCCGATCACGTCCACATCCTCCTGGATCGCCTCGGCCACGACCTCCTCCGGGGTCCGCTTGAGCCCGGAGTAGAGTACCTCGAGTCCCGCATCCCGGAGGGCGTGGGCCACGACCTTGGCCCCGCGGTCGTGACCGTCCAGCCCGGGCTTGGCGACCAGGACCTTGAGGGGCCGATCCGTCACGGCGCTGACTTCACCGGCGTGAAGGCCGGCAGGTAGCGGGGCTTCCCCTGCGGGTCGTCGGCGACGCGGAGCCGGGTGAAGTGGACGGGCATGCCGATGGTGACGCGCGCCGGGTCTGCCACCTCGACGAGCGGGGCGAAGATCCGGAGGCCGGCCACCTCGACGATGGCAAAGACCAGCGGTCGGGGAAATCCCGCCGGCACCCCGGTCTCCTGGACCGTGAACCCGTGGATGCGGCCCTCGTGCGGCAGGTCGATCCAGTCGTAGGCCTCGCCCGTGCAATCGGGGCAGAACCCCCGCGGTGGCCAGTCGATGCGCCCGCAGCCGCGGCAGCGCGTCGTCGTCAGCCGCTCGACGGCCAGGTAAGCGTAGAACTCGTGGAGCTTGTTGAACTCGGGTGACTGGAGCGGGAACGGGTCGACCGCGCGGAGATAGAGGGCGGCGCCGCCCGCGGGCTTCTCGTCCTGTCCCACGGCGTCAGGTCAGTCCAGGAGCCCGATCGCGCGGTAGCGCGGCTCGACCCGCTGGGAGAGGAGCCCGAGCCGCTGGAGCCGCGGAATCAGGACCGCGGTGAAGAGCAGGCGGCCGGCTCCAGTCGATGGCGGTCGAGGCGTTCCACTGGTTCTTCTTGGCGGT
The Candidatus Methylomirabilota bacterium genome window above contains:
- a CDS encoding cupin domain-containing protein — encoded protein: MSQWSPDLKLEGQITRRNLFENETLKVDEVTFTPGASPGVHTHDVAGVRYVLEGDILFQEADGRRWTKKAGDVYWEGKGITHYTKNVGAGRLVLLEVLLK
- a CDS encoding methyltransferase domain-containing protein, producing MTATVAPERPYASLAPYFAQLFQPRGIRGWFERSRALVAGTGVRGGWHLDVGAGTCRYSRYWTRAGFRTVCVDLLIEMLSRARLRGTDRRLSRVCGTIDCLRPSELFDLVTAVDDVASYVGAQPGGLEAFLDRLAPRMRRGGVFLFDFITPAGRRRYTFRNSRRIGETRITADSRGRFDEQGRILSVDLTLTTPGQVAHERHVLRLYTTEEMERLLRRAGFEVLAMTDLYDGDGIGYRAGRPSYDVLARRR
- a CDS encoding PIN domain-containing protein, which encodes MNLGVVDAGVVIGWMQRRHRSFAKLERLFVACRGGETALVISAVNLAEVLLHTAHLSRVSGVDPVALLRAWGVRVHSPDEAIARRVAKLPTSLGDGFAAATARELGARFHTTDAELVRQIRGTGLAVTRY
- a CDS encoding AbrB/MazE/SpoVT family DNA-binding domain-containing protein — its product is MPRQSSVVRVSSRGQIVIPAALRRKLGLRAGQPLAVRAGKGSEVVFVPVGEHAADAEEMLRRIQAAAAKSRRDLVEELHLRRRQERAREGVRG
- a CDS encoding methyltransferase domain-containing protein; translation: MGRTPPAEAWQGYKASSFERLELVEGDHVLDVGCGTGEDALEIARRVPGVAVIGVDVGEEKIAEARRRSLGVPRPVDFRVGDAYRLPFEAASFDACRADKVFHHLDDPAKALAEMIRVARSGARIVVSDVDYDTLIVEAPDRALTRRILSYHCDRMPSGAIGRRLPQLFQGGGLGAVEVFPTAVTVSELDDSVLKLRDKAEAAATAGVVSAAEAARWLASLEDADRAGGFLCAVTVFTVRGRLR
- a CDS encoding methylmalonyl-CoA mutase family protein, producing the protein MAEQPPKRSETRIRDVTYLDGIPIRPVYGPAELAGFDHARDLGEPGQYPFTRGIHPHMYRARVWTMRQYIGFGTPRETNARFKYLMARGQDALNVAFDLPTQLGLDSDDPRAEGEVGRVGMAVDSLLDMEEAFDGIPADGVSISFTINSMAAFIQAMFLVVAEKQGVAWDRVVTTPQNDILKEFVARGTWVYPVDPSLRLVCDIAEFCARHAPKVNPISVCGYHIREAGCTPAQEMAYGLAMVAAYTDLLIRRGLAVDDFAPRLSFNFTCWGRLFEEVAKFRAGRRLYARLMKERFGAKNPRSMMFRSLIGGGGSAFTVQEPENNIVRGAYLALAAALSGAQTMALPTYDEAYTIPSPKAQLLALRTMQICAEETGVADTVDPLAGSYFVEALTNEMEGKIREEMATVDRMGGVIEAVKSGALQAEVARQAYRFEQQLLSGEYPKVAVNRHVAPDAEPEASRSLELYAFDPRVGEAQVGKLVRLRRERDGAAVGRALARLRDGARGTENLMPAILEAVRAYATLGEMAGALREVWGEHKEPLVF
- a CDS encoding cobalamin B12-binding domain-containing protein, whose product is MTDRPLKVLVAKPGLDGHDRGAKVVAHALRDAGLEVLYSGLKRTPEEVVAEAIQEDVDVIGLSILSGAHLTLTEKVLERLDAAGAGDVAVVVGGTIPAKDAEALAALGVRRVFPMGTPLPEIVAFFKSFERGAR
- a CDS encoding zinc ribbon domain-containing protein; its protein translation is MGQDEKPAGGAALYLRAVDPFPLQSPEFNKLHEFYAYLAVERLTTTRCRGCGRIDWPPRGFCPDCTGEAYDWIDLPHEGRIHGFTVQETGVPAGFPRPLVFAIVEVAGLRIFAPLVEVADPARVTIGMPVHFTRLRVADDPQGKPRYLPAFTPVKSAP